A stretch of the Engraulis encrasicolus isolate BLACKSEA-1 chromosome 19, IST_EnEncr_1.0, whole genome shotgun sequence genome encodes the following:
- the col10a1a gene encoding collagen, type X, alpha 1a, which produces MDFRAAVILLLSVSLAAATGKGYVVKKYQPYAVKSHVVSVAGEPGAPGEPGPEGPAGPPGPAGENGVGYPGPVGPPGPPGPAGYSAPGKPGSPGGPGKPGSNGVPGAKGDTGAMGPQGPRGMPGPSGSPGPAGLSATGKPGATGAPGPVGATGAMGPKGYTGAPGAPGAKGDRGVGVQGPAGATGPMGPMGPSGPAGEPGVGRVGQPGKPGEPGKSGMPGRDGAPGATGAMGPKGHTGAPGIGVSGKPGENGAPGLPGPAGSRGPQGAAGAPGAPGIPGYGKPGANGQKGERGVVGSPGTTGQKGEPGSMGATGATGSTGPTGATGPQGAKGYPGERGATGAKGDSGAPGIPGHKGFKGDQGPQGVEGKQGYTGAPGPVGPRGATGAAGAKGEMGHSGATGAPGAPGPVGPKGHTGFTGPAGERGDAGAPGSRGPAGPMGPSGAPGAKGHPGLPGAPGPAGIAAKGIPGPQGPPGLPGSDGQDGAQGPSGPPGPPGPPGEVIFEKSMGPGEIMVPTLVKAPMSAFSATTTTPYPPSGEPIKFEHIVYNAEGHYDSETGVFTCQVPGVYYFSYNMHVNGANALVALYRNDDPVMFTYDEYNKGFLDQMSGSTVLQLNENDTVFIKIPDDEANGVFAADNVHCSFSGFLIAST; this is translated from the exons ATGGACTTCCGCGCAgcagtcatcctcctcctctcagtgTCCCTGGCGGCAGCCACCGGAAAGGGATACGTCGTCAAGAAGTACCAGCCCTACGCAGTCAAGAGTCATG TGGTGTCGGTAGCAGGAGAGCCAGGTGCCCCAGGTGAGCCCGGACCCGAGGGCCCCGCCGGGCCTCCCGGACCCGCAGGTGAGAATGGCGTTGGATACCCCGGCCCAGTCGGACCCCCTGGACCCCCAGGACCCGCTGGCTACTCCGCTCCCGGCAAACCCGGATCCCCCGGTGGTCCCGGCAAACCCGGCTCCAACGGCGTTCCCGGAGCCAAGGGAGACACTGGAGCCATGGGACCCCAGGGACCCAGAGGCATGCCCGGCCCCTCCGGAAGCCCAGGACCCGCTGGACTCTCCGCCACTGGCAAACCCGGAGCCACCGGCGCCCCTGGACCTGTGGGAGCAACCGGCGCTATGGGACCCAAGGGATACACTGGCGCTCCTGGCGCCCCCGGAGCCAAGGGAGATAGAGGCGTCGGCGTTCAAGGACCAGCTGGCGCCACTGGCCCCATGGGCCCCATGGGTCCCTCTGGCCCAGCCGGAGAGCCAGGCGTCGGAAGAGTCGGCCAGCCCGGAAAGCCAGGCGAGCCCGGCAAGTCAGGTATGCCAGGAAGAGATGGCGCCCCCGGAGCCACCGGCGCTATGGGACCCAAGGGACACACCGGTGCCCCCGGAATCGGCGTGTCAGGTAAACCAGGTGAGAATGGCGCCCCAGGTCTGCCCGGCCCCGCTGGCTCCAGAGGTCCTCAGGGCGCTGCTGGTGCTCCTGGCGCTCCCGGCATCCCTGGCTACGGCAAGCCCGGCGCTAACGGCCAGAAGGGCGAGAGGGGAGTAGTGGGCAGCCCCGGTACCACCGGTCAGAAGGGAGAGCCAGGTTCCATGGGCGCAACCGGCGCCACCGGATCCACCGGACCCACAGGCGCCACCGGACCTCAGGGAGCCAAGGGATACCCAGGAGAGAGAGGCGCCACCGGTGCCAAGGGTGACTCCGGAGCCCCCGGCATTCCAGGACACAAGGGCTTCAAGGGAGACCAGGGACCCCAGGGCGTGGAGGGCAAGCAGGGATACACTGGCGCCCCCGGACCCGTCGGACCTCGCGGAGCTACCGGCGCCGCAGGAGCTAAAGGTGAGATGGGCCACAGCGGCGCCACCGGTGCCCCAGGTGCCCCCGGACCCGTCGGCCCCAAGGGCCACACCGGATTCACTGGCCCcgctggagagagaggagacgcagGTGCCCCCGGATCTAGAGGCCCAGCTGGACCAATGGGACCTTCCGGCGCCCCCGGAGCCAAGGGACACCCCGGACTTCCTGGCGCACCTGGCCCAGCCGGCATCGCAGCCAAGGGAATCCCCGGACCTCAGGGACCACCCGGACTTCCCGGCTCCGACGGCCAGGACGGTGCCCAGGGACCCTCTGGACCCCCCGGACCTCCCGGCCCACCCGGCGAGGTGATCTTCGAGAAGAGCATGGGCCCAGGTGAGATCATGGTGCCCACCCTGGTCAAGGCCCCCATGTCCGCCttctctgccaccaccaccaccccataccCACCATCCGGCGAGCCCATCAAGTTCGAGCACATCGTGTACAACGCCGAGGGCCACTACGACTCCGAGACCGGCGTCTTCACCTGCCAGGTGCCCGGAGTCTACTACTTCTCCTACAACATGCACGTGAATGGAGCCAATGCCCTGGTGGCGCTGTACAGGAACGACGACCCCGTCATGTTCACCTACGACGAGTACAACAAGGGCTTCCTGGACCAGATGTCCGGCAGCACCGTGCTGCAGCTCAACGAGAACGACACCGTCTTCATCAAGATCCCCGATGACGAGGCCAACGGTGTGTTCGCCGCCGACAACGTTCACTGCTCCTTCTCCGGCTTCCTGATCGCCTCCACGTGA